The following DNA comes from Epinephelus lanceolatus isolate andai-2023 chromosome 1, ASM4190304v1, whole genome shotgun sequence.
AGCATGAGATAAGGAGAGCCCACGTAAATAAAAGTATAGTGGCTGTGTTTTTCGATGTGGATAAAGTGTATGATATGATGTGGAAGGAGGGGGTGCTTATTAAATTATATCATATGGGaataagagggaaaatatttaGATGGATCAGGAAGATATCAGTAAGAGTGGGTAAAAACTTGAGTGAAAACTACACAGTTGAGAATGGAACCCCTCAAGGTAGTATTATTActctgattttattttcaatcatgataaatgacatatttagtAACGTATGCAGTTCTATTGGTGTTTCGTTATTTGCAGATGATGGGGCTATGTGCTAAAGGGGGCGAAATATTGCATTTATTGTGGGGAAATTGCAGGAGGCTATTGGAAAGGCAGAAGCTTGGGCACTGAAGTGGGGCTTTAGATTTTCagttaacaaaacaaaagtggtTGTCGTTACCAAAAAGAGAAtacaaaatcaaatcaatcttaaaaaaaaaaattaaatgagcAAGACTTAGAAATAGTGGATTGTTTTAAGTATTTAGGGATTTGGTTTGACAGAAGGATTACTTGGAAAACACATATTGAAAAAGTAGTAGGAAAGTGTAAAAAGATATTGAATATTGTTAGGTGTTTGAAAGGAAGAGATTGGGGAGCACATAGAGCATCACTGGAAACAGTATATATTGGTTTAATTAGGTCAGTATTAGATTATGGATGTATATGAATCTGCATCAAAAACAATGTGGATAGCATACAGTATCAAGCACTAAGAGTGTGTTGTGGTGCAAAGAAAGCCCCTCCAGTGTCAGCCTTGCAAGTAGAGATGGGTGAAATGCCTCTAGAAATTAGAAGAGAGCAAATATCACTGATATACTGGGCACATTTAAGGGGACATGGAGAAAACCATCCAGCTCAGAATATTTTAAAACTATgtcaagagaaagaaagaagaaaggtaCAATGTTTTGGATGGACAATTGAAAACCGGGTTAAAGAAAGTAGGATAGCTGATAAAAATATGCGTAAAACAGTTCCACTTTCTATTGTCCCACCTTGGACACTGGAAGAGGCAATTATTGATTTGAGAttattaaagaaagaaaaagggaaaagtgTGAGTGTGATTGAAGTGAACAAATAGAAAATACAGTCAGTTTATTAACATAGATGCATCCAAATCAGGGCAAAACAGGGTAGGAATAGTATTTGTAGTTCCAGATTTAAATATTGTATCGAATAAAAGAATCAATGATGACTTAGCAGTATACACAGGCGAGCTAATGGCCATTCATATGGCATTGAACTGGATACAAGAAGTCAGACCAGGCAAAGTGCTTACAGCATCAGATTCCAGTAGTGCATTGGTCAGTATTAAACATATTCAGTAAGATACAAGACAAGATATAATATTTGAGATAGCACATATATTACAGGGAATAAAGAGAGCAGGAGTAGAGATCAAGTTCATTTGGGTTCCAGCACATATAGGATTTGAGGGGAATGAACTGGCGGATACGTATGCCAAGAGTGCAACAAGAAAAGAACAAATATCAATGGTTGTAACATACAGTAAAGCCGAGATTGAAAGTATAGTAAAGTCAGAGATGAAGAAGAAATGGCAGAAGCAATGGGACAGAGAGAGTAAAGGTCGACAGTTTTAGGAATGTTGGAGAAATGAGAGGAAGTCATAGGAGCAGCAAGGAAGAAGACGTCATATCACGCATGAGATTTGGTCAAACAGggttaaatagcacattattcaTAATACAGAAAGGAAATTGTGAACATTGTGGGTCAGGAGAAACTGTAGAACATATCCTCTTCCAGTGTCCAAACTaccaaacacagagaaacaccaTCAAAGCAGCATTCCAGAGAAATGAGATACCGTTTAATGTAGCAGATCTATTGAGGAGAACCTCAGGAGATGTTGTGTTTGGGGCGATTTTCAGGTTTTTGGAAGCAACAGAGCTCGTAAATAGAATTTAATACGTAGATATTCTGTTCCACACTCCAGTCCAgaaggtggcggtaatgcacctAAAAGTTGTTTGCCAAACGCCATAAAGCGAacggagaagaagaagagtaagTGGAAGAACAAGAATGAGTTAAACCTCGAGCCACatttactgtagcctacattaGACAACAATGTGTTCAGTTGAGTCTTTGAGAGTGTTTGTCAACGAGcgactaactgctgctgctgaagaaatattggGAGTTTTTCAAAGAAGCATCGTCGAGTACGAGGAAGAGATCGATCGTCAGCGCAGACTGTTGGATATCGTTTTGAAACCTGAAATAAAGTTACACAGGACAGGTGGGTGAAAGCTAATTGAAGTAATTTATtggcatgtgtgtatatttgctgTAGCATGACATTAGTatgctgttggtgttgttgtgtgtccctccagagctcccacagcaacatgtgtgtaaggaggaggaggttgtccctgagcagcagctctgtattgaggagaggaagtccagtgtggaccaagaggagccagagcctccagagattaaagaggaagaggaggaagtgtgcagcagtcaggagggagagcagcttgtagtgaagcagGAGACTGATGGCTTTATGTTGACTCCTGCTGATGAGGAAAGTGAGCAGAGTGAAGATCAGACTCTGGACTTCATTCATGATGACACTCAAAGTGCAGCAAAGAAAGATTCTGTATTTAAAATGCCAGTTATAAGCTCTGTGATACCAAACGGTGAGCACCAGCTGCTCTGTTACAACTCTCATGTAGCTGAGAGCCAAGATGAGGAAGAATACCAGCATGGAGACTCAGGATCAACTAGAAACACAGAGCttcaagcagagaaaagacatcaTGAAAGTGAAATGAACAGTAACAGTCCACACACCTCTGCTGTGATAAACTTAAATACAggtaaaaagcctttaaaatgtgacatatgTGGGAAAGTTTTTGAGTGCAAGTCAAAATTGCAGAGACACCTGAAcagccacacaggtgagaagcagttttcttgcaaaacatgtgggaaaaAATTCAGTGACACATCAGCACTGAGCGCTCATATAAGAACCTGCAAGACCTGCAGGAAAAGATTCAATGAGAAGTCAGTATTGAAAAGGCATTgtagaatccacacaggtgagaagccacaTACTTGTGACGTATGTGGGAGAGCTTTTGGACGTAATGGTCACTTGTTagtccacatgaggactcacacaggtgagaagccatataCTTGTGAAGTATGTGGGAGAGCTTTTGGACGTAACAGTATCTTGTTAGCccacatgaggactcacacaggtgagaagccgtatatTTGTAAAGTATGTGGGAGAGCTTTCAGACACGATGGTCACTTGTTagtccacatgaggactcacacaggtgagaagccgtatactTGTAATGTATGTGGGAGAGCTTTCAGTCGTAATGGTCACTTGTTAGACCACATGAGGACTCATTCTGGGGAGAAGCCGTAtacttgcaaaacatgtgggaaacACTTCAGATATAGCAATAACTTGACAGTCCACATGAGAACGCACGCAGGTGTAAAGGTGCATGACTTGAGCACAGAGGTTCCAGTTTAAGTCACACATATACAGGAGAGAgactgtttacatgcaaaacatgtggCAGAGCTTTCAGAGGCCTGTTCCATAAAGCATGCTAAGAAAAGTGGGGAGTGAAGTCCAAATCCtgaattttaattgaaattGCAGGTCTGGAAAAGTTCAACTAGTGAGATAAAGAACAAAAGGAGGAGACTgctttaaagtttgaatgaattTTATACTTGCAagagtcatggaaaacctggaaaagtcatgaaattagTCAAAATCATTATAAGTCACAGAACTTGTTTGTGTATAGTGAAATTATTAGAGTGATCTTCAGTGGATAACCCTCCgtataatgtaacataatggcaaattcattttctgtagctgGTGTCTTAATGTAGCTTTAATATGCGTCGATGTGtgacaatgtttgtttaccatcaggtgtgttttgtcattttctccCTCAGTTTGTCTCTCCCTTCCTGTGTGCCAATTATGTTTacatagagtttgaatctgatgttTGAAAAACGGCGGGCAAgtggggaaagaaaaagaaaattcttcatgaagagtccttgaaaagtcatgaaaaagtttggaaatattgtccatgaaaatgtgagcGGAACCTGTAATTAAAAGTATGAGTGATTTTGCAGTGAGCACAGTAATAAACTGATCCCAGAAGATTTGTCCTGTTGTTGTGATCTTttgtcagggtgtctacaggtcctttgAAATGTCTTACATTAAGTTTTCttaatataaggccttaaaagtcttaaactctcttaaattcagattcaatGGGTCTTAAATATCTTTGGTCACATTACTGTGAAAAAATCGccagcctgacagacccaaTGACAGTTTACAATCATTGTACAGATCAaagaaaaaatttttttttccttgctgtATTTCTTTTATTACTGCAATAAGTAGCCATGAGATGGTTTTAAATTCCATATAAGGAGGCatcaaaaatgtcttaaaaagtctGAAATTTGGTTATATCTGCAGACACCGTGTTCTTTGATGCATATGAGCAACTTGTCAACAGTGACACCAGAATGTgggaaaaactgtttttaccTTGTGCCTGTCACATCTGTGATCTGTGCCTGTAGACTGAATGAGGAAAAATGCAATGTTACTGCAGGTGTAGATGCACGCAGAAGCCACCGCGATCAGAGTGCAGGTTGGCCAGAGCTCAGTTTGGCCGGACCACATTTAGAGGAGGTACACTACAGCAGCTGACTTTAGAAAATGAAACCTTAATGATTTtagtaaagtttaaaaaaacgaTAACATTGTTAGCACAGGATTTCTTTTGTCACACTGACGATCAGAGTAACATTTCAAACATCACACacaatccacacaggtgagaagccatttACTTGCACAACATGTGAGAAAGCTTTGAGATGTAAAAGTAGCCTGACGACccacatgagaatccacacaggtgagaagtcATAACTCTCCAAGACCTGCAGATGTGTCTCAAGTAAAAAGGCATATAAGATCTCACACAGTCAAGTAGccttgtgttttaaaaacaagtaGGAGACATGTCAGTTCTGGGTCATGGTCAAAGCACTTAAGAACTCTGGAGAGGAGTCACATGTTTGCAGCATGTGGGGAAATTTTTACCCAAATCACACCCGAAGATCACTAAacacagctgaaacttctgTGGAGATGCGTTCACAAAATGAATGAAGAACAATGTCTCATCATGAGGAGACTGAAGAAGTACATTTTATTAGAATGCCATCAAGACCTGATAAAACTGACCAATCAAAGCGGATGCTTTCAACATGAAGTCGACTGTGGAGGATGAAAAACCTGCTGGCAAGATCAGTGAAGACGACAGGAGAAGAGCTTCAAGAGATGGGTGGTCAAACTGAGCGTTTCGGACTTAGGGTGAATACGATACATTCAGGttgacagtatgaggaaaataatatatattcCTTAATTAAAGCGTGAAAACaggttctagtagaaaccccaaatacaagtatgaacctatGAATAAGCAttatatgggacctttaaacaccaaaataaaagacatcCGTCTAGTTATTGCTGCCTTTTTATGAGCCACCAATGATACTGAGACTACTTGTTACAGCCCGGACACTGATGTTAGAAATTATAATTGCCAACCATTGGAAGCGGAACACGTGAAAACCTCATGTATTTCATCGTCGGAACTTAATAATGTAACATCCAGcggaagaaaacaagaaagtCAAGACTGATGGGTAGAATGTAAAGGAGGGGATATGAGGGATGAGGGATATGaggtggcggtatgcacctGAACGTTGCTTGCAATCCGCTGTCCTGACAAATAGACTTACCGCTTAGAATGACCTACCAACACGATGTGCGCATGTGCAGAGCGGGAAAAAAATTCTAAACCCCCAACGCCCAAAATTTTAAACTACCCGGGATCTTtgcaggtaggaaatatctatcagaatggactattacctctataaatgtaattattagagtagctcattctgtcaggtagaaatatctatcagaatggactactacctctataaatgtaattattagagtagctcattctgtcaggtaggaaatatctatcagaatggactattacctctatgaatgtaattattagagtagctcattctgtcaggtaggaaatagttatcagaatggactactacctctataaatgtaattaaaaatatggtagctcattctgtcaggtaggaaatatctatcagaatggactattacctctatgaatgtaattattagagtagctcattctgtcaggtaggaaatagtTATCAGAATGGACTGctacctctataaatgtaattaaaaatatggtagctcattctgtcaggtaggaaatatctatcagaatggactgctacctctataaatgtaattaaaaatatggtagctcattctgtcaggtaggaaatatctagtagtgaggtaatagtccattctgatagatatttcctacctgacagaatgagctactctacttataatcgcatttatagaggtaatagtccatcctgatagatatttcctacctgacagaatgagctactctacttataatcgcatttatagaggtaatagtccatcctgatagatatttcctacctgacagaatgagctactctacttataatCGCATTTATAGAGGTAGTAGTCCATCCTGATAGATACTTCCTatctgacagaatgagctactctacttataatcacatttatagaggtaatagtccatccTGATAGATacttcctacctgacagaatgagctaccatatttttaattacatttatagaggtagCAGTCCATTCTGATAactatttcctacctgacagaatgagctactcttataatcacatttatagaggtcatagtccattctgatagatatttcctacctgacagaatgagctaccgtatttttaattacatttatagaggtaatagtccatccTGACAGATacttcctacctgacagaatgagctactctacttataatcacatttatagaggtaatagtccattctgatagatacttcctacctgacagaatgagctactctacttacttaattacatttatataggcTGTATGTCTGCTTCTTACACATATCTGACCTGAGTAGCTACTAAACAATGTTTTTGCCAGGGTAGGTCATTACGAGTGAGAGGCTTAGGTCATCAGACTAGTCTGACAGGATGAGCTACTGGTAGCTACTGGCTACTGGCACTCAGCTACTGGTAGCTCATCCTGAGTGGGTAGCGCAAACTTTCAGAACACCGCCATTAAatagaaagaagaagaagtaaacAAGAAATAGCCTACATGATAGGGAAACAACCAACAGGACAGTGTGACAGATGCCAAGAACCTGAGACAGTGGAGCATGTGATGGTCAGATGCAGAAAGTACACCGGGGAGAGAGCGGACATGGTGGAGGGAATAAAAACAACAGGACTGACAACAGAGACACTGAAGAACATACTGGAGTGTGGAGTGaatggaggaggaaggagatTCTTAATCAGCTACCTAACAACAACTGGACTGGTGAAAAGGATATAACGGAATGAAAGATGTAGGAGCAAGGTAGACCCAGAAGATGGCGGTAATGCAACATAACGGATGCCATCCGCCGTAAAactccaaagaagaagaagaagaagaagaagaagaagaagaagtaaacAAGAAAAAGGCGGCAGTCGCGTTTCCCAAATGAGTGAGTTCACTTCAGGAGGTTAATCTATGAGTTAAACCTCGAGCCACatttactgtagcctacattagacaacaatgtgttcagttgagtctttgagagagtttgtcaacgagcgactaactgctgctgctgaagaaatattggGAGTTTTTCAAAGAAGCATCGTCGAGTACGAGGAAGAGATCGATCGTCAGCGCAGACTGTTGGATATCGTTTTGAAgcctgaaataaagttacaCAGGACAGGTGGGTGAAAGCTAATTGAAGTAATTTACtggcatgtgtgtatatttgctgTAGCATGACATTAGTatgctgttggtgttgttgtgtgtccctccagagctcccacagcaacatgtgtgtaaggaggaggaggttgtccctgagcagcagctctgtattgaggagaggaagtccagtgtggaccaagaggagccagagcctccacagattaaagaggaagaggagaaagtgtgcagcagtcaggagggagagcagcttgtagtgaagcagGAGACTGATGGCTTTATGTTGACTCTGGACTTCATTCATGATGACACTCAAAGTGCAGCAGAGAAAGAGTCTGTATTTAAAATGCCAGTTATAAGCTCTGTGATATCAGAAGCAACCAGTGAGCACCAGCTGCTCTGTTACAACTCTCATGTAGCTGAGCGCCAAGATGAGGAAGAATACCAGCATGGAGACTCAGGATCAACTAGAAACACAGAGCttcaagcagagaaaagacatcaTGAAAGTGAAATGAACAGTAACAGTCCACACACCTCTGCTGTGATAAACTTAAATACAggtaaaaagcctttaaaatgtgacatatgTGGGAAAATGTTTAAGTGTAAGTCAAAATTGCAGAGACACCTGAAcagccacacaggtgagaagcagttttcttgcaaaacatgtgggaaaaGATTCAGTGACACATCAGAATTGAGTGCTCATATAAgaacccacacaggtgagaagccgttcCTTTGCAAGACCTGCGGGAAAAGATTCAGTGAGAAGTCAGTATTGAAAAGGCATTGTAGAATCCACACATGTGAGAAGACGGTttcttgcaaaacatgtgggaaaaGATTCAGGGACACATCGGAATTGAGCGTTCATGTAAGAATCCACACAGATGAGAAGCCCTACCTTTGCAAGACTTGCGGGAAAAAATTTAGTAAGAAGTCAGGACTGGAAAGTCATTatagaatccacacaggtgagaagccgtatactTGTAAAGTGTGTGGGAGAGGTTTCGGACGTAATGATCACTTGTTAGTCCACGTGAgaacccacacaggtgagaagccgtatactTGTAACGTATGTGGGAGAGGTTTCGGACGTAATGATCACTTGTTAGTCCACATGAAAACTCATTCGggtgagaagccgtatactTGTAACGTATGTGGGAAAGGTTTCGGACGTAATGGTGACTTGAAAGCCCACGTGAGAACCCACACAGATGAGAGGCCGTGCCTTTGCAAGACCTGTGGGAAAAGATTCAGGAATGTGTCCACATTGACAAAgcacatgagaatccacacaggtgaaaAGCCATTTatatgcaaaacatgtgggacAGGTTTTACAGTGAAACGTTGCCTTACTCTCCACATGGGAAACCACACAGGTGAGAGGCCCTACCTTTGCAAGACCTGTGGGAAAAGATTCAGTGACGCATCAGTATTGAAAAGGCATTgtagaatccacacaggtgagacgcCACATACTTGTAAAGTGTGTGGGAGAGCTTTCAGATGTAATGGTAACTTGTCAGCccacatgaggactcacacgggtgagaagccgtatacttgcaaaacatgtgggaaacACTTCAGATCTAGCAATAACCTGACAGTTCACATGAGGACGCACACAGGTGTAAAGGTGCATGACTTGAGCACAGAGGTTCCAGTTGAAGTCACACATATACAGGAGAGAGACGGTttacatgcaaaacatgtggCAGAGCTTTCAGAGGCCTGTTCCATAAAGCATGCTAAGAAAAGTGGGGAGTGAAGTCCAAATCCtgaattttaattgaaattGCAGGTCTGGAAAAGTTCAACTAGTGAGATAAAGAACAAAAGGAGGTGACTGCTTTAAAGTCTGAATGAATTTTATACTTGCAagagtcatggaaaacctggaaaagtcatgaaattagTCAAAATCATTATAAGTCACAGAACTTGTTTGTGTATAGTGAAATTATTAGAATCATCTTCAGTGGATAATCCTCcatataatgtaacataatggcaaattcattttctgtagctgGTGCCTTAATGTAGCTTTAATATGCGTCGATGTGtgacaatgtttgtttaccatcaggTGTGTTTTGTCATGTTCTCCCTCAGTTTGTCTCTCCCTTCCTGTGTGCCAATTATGTTTacatagagtttgaatctgatgttTGAAAAACGGTGGGCAAgtggggaaagaaaaagaaaattcttcatgaagagtccttgaaaagtcatgaaaaagtttagaaatattgtccatgaaaatgtgagcGGAACCTGTAATTAAAAGTATGAGTGATTTTGCAGTGAGCACAGTAATAAACTGATCCCAGAAGATTTGTCCTGTTGTTGTGATCTTttgtcagggtgtctacaggtcctttgAAATGATGTAAAGTTTTCTTAATAAAATGccttaaaaagtttaaaattgtcttaaattcaggTTCAATGGGTCTTAAATATCTTTGGTCACATTACTGTGAAAAAAACTCCAGCCTGAGATGGTTTTAAATTCCATATAAGGTGGGATTaagtctgtggatattctcatttatccaggtcaattccatcctggcaacaataaatcgtaggcaactggactttgattttgtctaga
Coding sequences within:
- the LOC117256913 gene encoding uncharacterized protein LOC117256913 — translated: MCSVESLRVFVNERLTAAAEEILGVFQRSIVEYEEEIDRQRRLLDIVLKPEIKLHRTELPQQHVCKEEEVVPEQQLCIEERKSSVDQEEPEPPEIKEEEEEVCSSQEGEQLVVKQETDGFMLTPADEESEQSEDQTLDFIHDDTQSAAKKDSVFKMPVISSVIPNGEHQLLCYNSHVAESQDEEEYQHGDSGSTRNTELQAEKRHHESEMNSNSPHTSAVINLNTGKKPLKCDICGKVFECKSKLQRHLNSHTGEKQFSCKTCGKKFSDTSALSAHIRTCKTCRKRFNEKSVLKRHCRIHTGEKPHTCDVCGRAFGRNGHLLVHMRTHTGEKPYTCEVCGRAFGRNSILLAHMRTHTGEKPYICKVCGRAFRHDGHLLVHMRTHTGEKPYTCNVCGRAFSRNGHLLDHMRTHSGEKPYTCKTCGKHFRYSNNLTVHMRTHAGVKVHDLSTEVPV
- the LOC144464633 gene encoding uncharacterized protein LOC144464633, translated to MCSVESLREFVNERLTAAAEEILGVFQRSIVEYEEEIDRQRRLLDIVLKPEIKLHRTGGHDISMLLVLLCVPPELPQQHVCKEEEVVPEQQLCIEERKSSVDQEEPEPPQIKEEEEKVCSSQEGEQLVVKQETDGFMLTLDFIHDDTQSAAEKESVFKMPVISSVISEATSEHQLLCYNSHVAERQDEEEYQHGDSGSTRNTELQAEKRHHESEMNSNSPHTSAVINLNTGKKPLKCDICGKMFKCKSKLQRHLNSHTGEKQFSCKTCGKRFSDTSELSAHIRTHTGEKPFLCKTCGKRFSEKSVLKRHCRIHTCEKTVSCKTCGKRFRDTSELSVHVRIHTDEKPYLCKTCGKKFSKKSGLESHYRIHTGEKPYTCKVCGRGFGRNDHLLVHVRTHTGEKPYTCNVCGRGFGRNDHLLVHMKTHSGEKPYTCNVCGKGFGRNGDLKAHVRTHTDERPCLCKTCGKRFRNVSTLTKHMRIHTGEKPFICKTCGTGFTVKRCLTLHMGNHTGERPYLCKTCGKRFSDASVLKRHCRIHTGETPHTCKVCGRAFRCNGNLSAHMRTHTGEKPYTCKTCGKHFRSSNNLTVHMRTHTGVKVHDLSTEVPVEVTHIQERDGLHAKHVAELSEACSIKHAKKSGE